A segment of the Pedobacter faecalis genome:
ACGCCGGGCAAACGCAGATATCTCTTCGCGCTGACACTGCTTCCCCTTATCGCTATCATCTGGGTGATCCTTGGCCCCGGGGAGGGCGACGATTTCAGACTGGCCAAAAGGGAGGTTTTGCTACGCAGTATCGGACATGAGCTACTCTTACAATCGGGCGACACCAGTTCAAGGGTGCTCCCGGTTCAAAAAGTCGCTGAACACGAATATCAGATTACTTTCGAAAAGGCCTTTACTTTTCAGCCCGATTCATTGGTCAATACTGCGCAGCGTGTGCTGGGCCGGGATCCGCATTCAGATGAGTATATCGTCAATGTACTGAACCCCCATAATGCCGGTGTAGCGTATGGATTTGCAATCGCCAAAAATAAAAAAGACGATATCGTCGCCTGCAAAGGAAGAAAGCAACCCACAGCGCGCTATACGATAAACATCAAATTTAAGCCCACAGGAACATTTGCGACAAAGCGTGAATACTTTCTGGGCGGCCTCTCCATGTTGGCTTTTGTGGGCTTGGTATTTCTCAAATCAGCCAGGCCCCCGCGATCTACACCATACACTCAGCACACCCGGATCCACAGATTAGGCGCCCTTTTGTTTGATCCGGAAAGCCAAACAATTACCCTGGATGGCACAACCACCGACCTGACGGGAACTGAAACAAGGCTACTTAGCATCTTCGCAGAGTCACCCAATGAAGTCATACCCAGAAGCCGCCTGCAAAAAGAGATCTGGGAAGACCAAGGGGTTATTGTTGGGCGAAGTCTCGACATGTTCATATCAAAACTACGAAAGAAACTCGAACCCGAGCCTGATGTCAATATCGTTGTAATCCGCGGTAAAGGCTATAAGCTCGAAGTACGCAGTGCTTTTACGTAAGCCCTAATCCACAGAAGAAAACTTCATTAAGATCAGGCCTGCAACAATCAGGCATGCCGCAATCACGCGGGTAGCGGTAAACTGCTCACCGAGGAACACTACGCCAAGGATAAAGGCGCCCACAGCACCAATCCCTGTCCAGATGGTATACGCGGTACCGAGGGGAAGCGTACGCATAGAAATTGACAGCAGACCAAAGCTTGCCACCATAGCTACAATGGTCACAAGCGAAGGAGTAAGCCGGCTAAAACCTTCCGACTGCTTCATTGCATAAGACCACACAACCTCCAGGGCTCCTGCAAGAATTAAAAATAACCAAGCCATTTGCTTAATCAGGATAATATCGGGTCGTCCCGAAGTATTTTTCCCACTATGGGGGAGGCCGTTCCTCCTAAGAACTCCCTTTCGGGAGGTTACAAAGATAAGGAATTGCCATCAATTGTATATTAC
Coding sequences within it:
- a CDS encoding helix-turn-helix domain-containing protein, whose amino-acid sequence is MDFGQDSKTPGKRRYLFALTLLPLIAIIWVILGPGEGDDFRLAKREVLLRSIGHELLLQSGDTSSRVLPVQKVAEHEYQITFEKAFTFQPDSLVNTAQRVLGRDPHSDEYIVNVLNPHNAGVAYGFAIAKNKKDDIVACKGRKQPTARYTINIKFKPTGTFATKREYFLGGLSMLAFVGLVFLKSARPPRSTPYTQHTRIHRLGALLFDPESQTITLDGTTTDLTGTETRLLSIFAESPNEVIPRSRLQKEIWEDQGVIVGRSLDMFISKLRKKLEPEPDVNIVVIRGKGYKLEVRSAFT
- a CDS encoding DMT family transporter, which translates into the protein MAWLFLILAGALEVVWSYAMKQSEGFSRLTPSLVTIVAMVASFGLLSISMRTLPLGTAYTIWTGIGAVGAFILGVVFLGEQFTATRVIAACLIVAGLILMKFSSVD